The following proteins come from a genomic window of Gimesia chilikensis:
- a CDS encoding efflux RND transporter permease subunit translates to MLIHRKRFWLLVIYLLILLPFVGYGAFQALQTKVNSPLDWVDGTFPARADYDRFREQFGNADTVIVSWKDCKLDNPDLDQFVSALRTNAVFKDNSGQWYFERVISGREIYLSLSTPAMRLNDREVHHRLDGTFIGNDHKTTCIVVNFTPAGLLKRKELVSEIQSALKTHCQVSAEECYLAGPIIDGLEIDLASKDSMDRFVLPSTLMVLLICWICLRSIRAALLVFGLSLLAQGITLALIHYSGESITALLIVLPPLIQVLAVAGGIHLVNYYFDAVKDPQITNPAAYAFQVGWLPCLLSAGTTAIGLASLLVSGLTPIRLFGGYAACGVLITTGLLLSLIPGVFTVWPLKRPAKSTNETEVIQEDRHDIWYFLTTILKRNHTVIVCLALLAMLAASLGISRISASVRIETLFSENSKILNDYGWLEDHVGSLVPIEVVLTCSPDVDLTFREQLLMVWDIERSLRKTSMVNRTISTMSFAPRFHRPENLSDELFQYQLNEALTRFKPQFMNAGYLKEIDGKHLFRITAYVSALNDVDYNACLEQIGTHVESALMNKFETIPAGVTTQQTGIMPLVHEIQRQLMQDLFKSFLFAFLIIAVVMTIVQGGLAAGLVSMVSNVFPPLMIFGLLGWLSVAVDIGSVMTASVALGIAVDDTLHYLTFFRRHLDEGHSSRESVLYAYRHCGKAMIQTSLICGLGLLVFALSSFVPTSRFAWMMAGLLMMALLGDLIVLPALLLSPLGRCFELKPETDHNH, encoded by the coding sequence ATGTTGATTCATCGTAAACGATTCTGGTTACTGGTGATCTACCTGCTGATTCTACTGCCATTCGTCGGCTACGGGGCTTTTCAGGCACTTCAGACCAAAGTCAATTCCCCACTGGACTGGGTCGATGGAACTTTCCCTGCCCGGGCAGACTATGATCGTTTCCGGGAACAGTTCGGCAATGCAGATACCGTAATCGTCAGCTGGAAAGATTGTAAGCTGGACAATCCGGATCTGGATCAGTTTGTTTCCGCGCTGCGCACAAATGCTGTTTTTAAGGATAATTCCGGACAATGGTATTTTGAACGCGTGATCTCCGGCAGAGAGATTTATCTCTCTTTAAGCACTCCTGCCATGCGTTTGAATGACCGGGAAGTCCACCATCGACTCGATGGAACTTTCATTGGAAATGACCATAAAACAACCTGTATTGTTGTAAATTTCACGCCAGCCGGTCTACTCAAACGAAAAGAGCTGGTGAGCGAAATCCAATCTGCCCTGAAAACTCATTGTCAGGTTTCAGCAGAAGAATGTTATCTGGCAGGTCCCATCATAGATGGATTGGAAATTGACCTGGCCAGCAAAGATTCCATGGACAGGTTCGTCCTCCCCTCAACCTTGATGGTTCTGTTAATCTGCTGGATCTGCCTGCGTTCGATCCGCGCGGCACTGCTCGTCTTTGGTCTTTCGCTTCTGGCCCAGGGTATTACACTGGCATTGATTCATTACAGTGGAGAAAGTATCACGGCCCTGTTGATCGTGCTACCACCGTTAATTCAGGTACTCGCAGTCGCGGGTGGAATTCATCTGGTCAACTATTACTTTGATGCAGTCAAAGACCCGCAGATTACCAATCCTGCTGCGTATGCTTTTCAGGTTGGCTGGCTGCCCTGTCTGCTCTCTGCAGGGACGACTGCAATTGGACTGGCTTCTCTGCTCGTCAGCGGACTGACACCGATTCGACTGTTCGGCGGTTACGCCGCCTGTGGTGTGCTGATTACTACAGGACTGCTGTTAAGCCTGATTCCGGGAGTCTTCACTGTCTGGCCTCTCAAACGGCCTGCGAAATCGACAAATGAAACTGAAGTCATCCAGGAAGATCGACACGACATCTGGTACTTTCTGACAACAATTTTAAAAAGAAACCATACCGTGATTGTCTGTCTGGCTCTGCTCGCGATGCTGGCAGCCAGTCTGGGAATTTCCCGAATCTCTGCTTCCGTGCGTATCGAAACACTATTTTCTGAGAACAGCAAAATACTGAATGACTATGGCTGGCTGGAAGATCATGTTGGCTCACTCGTCCCGATCGAAGTGGTTTTGACCTGCTCTCCTGACGTGGACCTGACGTTTCGTGAACAGTTACTGATGGTCTGGGATATCGAACGCAGCCTGCGTAAGACCAGCATGGTCAATCGCACGATTTCGACCATGTCATTTGCCCCCCGATTTCATCGCCCAGAGAATCTTTCGGACGAATTATTTCAATACCAGCTCAATGAAGCACTGACACGTTTCAAACCTCAGTTTATGAACGCAGGATATCTGAAAGAAATCGACGGCAAGCATCTGTTCCGAATTACCGCGTATGTCAGCGCACTCAACGATGTGGACTATAATGCGTGCCTGGAGCAGATCGGGACACACGTAGAATCAGCTCTGATGAATAAGTTTGAAACGATTCCTGCAGGCGTAACAACACAACAGACCGGTATCATGCCTCTGGTTCACGAAATTCAACGGCAGTTAATGCAGGATCTGTTTAAAAGCTTTCTGTTTGCATTTTTGATCATTGCGGTTGTCATGACGATCGTACAAGGCGGACTTGCTGCGGGCTTAGTATCCATGGTCTCCAACGTGTTTCCACCGTTGATGATCTTCGGACTACTGGGCTGGTTGTCCGTCGCTGTCGATATCGGATCTGTAATGACAGCCAGTGTGGCACTCGGTATCGCCGTCGATGATACCCTGCACTATCTGACCTTCTTCCGCCGCCATTTGGATGAGGGACATTCGTCCCGGGAATCAGTGCTCTATGCTTATCGACATTGCGGAAAGGCGATGATTCAGACATCACTGATCTGCGGCCTCGGACTGCTTGTGTTCGCACTGAGTAGTTTTGTACCTACATCCCGATTTGCCTGGATGATGGCGGGACTGTTAATGATGGCCCTGCTGGGCGATCTGATCGTCCTG
- a CDS encoding NnrU family protein produces MRRFVGIVFGIATQLLFLITVWYLFWFLKEDFSHHAIGSLAIDALLAIQFAVGHSLLLYPGIRTAITRRLPSQFYGSLFCVQTCVGILLTAFCWRSSPVEIWNLSGWGGWLMTAGFYGSWLTLLYSLNLTGLGYQTGLTQWWYWLRKQPLPRRDFQPRSLYCCLRHPVYLSFMGLLWFTPLMTLDRAVLTGIWTAYIFIGSYLKDERLSFYIGKPYRDYQSRVPGYPFIFFGPLGKRKTKVTPVKSLEKTPLQTT; encoded by the coding sequence ATGCGACGTTTCGTAGGTATTGTATTCGGGATCGCAACACAGTTGCTGTTCCTGATCACAGTCTGGTACCTGTTCTGGTTTCTGAAAGAAGACTTCAGTCACCACGCAATTGGGTCTCTGGCAATTGATGCACTGCTGGCAATCCAGTTCGCGGTCGGACACAGTCTGTTGCTTTACCCCGGCATACGCACTGCTATCACGCGCAGGCTTCCTTCGCAGTTCTATGGTAGTCTGTTCTGCGTGCAAACCTGTGTGGGAATTCTGTTAACAGCATTCTGTTGGCGCAGCAGCCCCGTAGAAATCTGGAATCTGTCAGGTTGGGGAGGCTGGCTGATGACAGCCGGCTTTTATGGATCGTGGCTTACGCTGCTCTACAGTCTCAACCTGACTGGTCTGGGCTATCAGACCGGTCTCACTCAATGGTGGTACTGGCTGAGAAAACAGCCACTCCCCAGAAGGGATTTTCAACCACGGAGTCTCTACTGCTGCCTGCGGCATCCGGTTTACCTGAGCTTCATGGGCTTACTCTGGTTCACACCTTTAATGACACTGGATCGCGCGGTTCTGACAGGAATCTGGACGGCTTATATATTCATCGGAAGTTATCTGAAAGATGAACGTCTCAGTTTCTATATTGGAAAACCCTATCGGGACTATCAATCCAGAGTTCCCGGCTATCCCTTCATCTTTTTTGGTCCCCTGGGAAAGCGAAAGACGAAAGTTACACCTGTAAAATCACTTGAAAAAACTCCCCTCCAGACAACCTGA